A window of Formosa sp. Hel1_31_208 contains these coding sequences:
- a CDS encoding DUF5689 domain-containing protein, with the protein MKAINFNKIILLLLGLVVFNACVEDDDFDTPNTTVIEPTLDAPVISVDQLIDLYEQDFLAFIDDLGLDPNNPGDSFAIENAREGFRYSLENDNNYVNGYVVSIDEAGNWFEELIIQNRADQGSAGVRVMIDVNPLFVRYQFGQLVYVKVTGLFIGSSNGVITLGKTEGLEKIPSAQEQDFILRSPQVEEIVPTEISLSNIDAALENVYVRINNVQFGANLVLGSDPISFAGEQQDEFDGERILESCDDGGTIILSTSTFADFKSLPLPNGQGSLNGILTNDFFGEVFNIVINSPEDIDFGGIENRCDPGEFFFDANIDCDDTPVMGGSSVFSENFEAYDDAGELIAAGWTLINIGGGSYTWGLDEFSNNNYVIGNGFNSDEDDIDTWLISPPIDFDGTSEDVLNFEVQTNFDGGEVMSVYVSTNFVDIESDSNWSLLQDVVIPSGPSGGFGTFQDAGPVNTSCINGSAVRLAFRYTGSDSGITTRYHVDNIEITGN; encoded by the coding sequence ATGAAAGCAATTAATTTTAACAAAATAATACTACTACTTTTAGGATTGGTAGTGTTTAATGCATGTGTTGAAGATGATGACTTTGACACACCAAACACGACTGTTATAGAGCCTACTTTAGATGCTCCGGTAATCTCAGTTGATCAATTGATCGACTTATACGAACAAGACTTTTTAGCTTTTATTGATGACCTAGGCTTAGATCCAAATAACCCAGGTGACTCCTTTGCAATTGAGAACGCAAGAGAAGGTTTTAGATACTCTTTAGAAAACGACAATAACTATGTAAATGGTTATGTGGTTTCAATAGATGAAGCAGGAAACTGGTTTGAAGAATTAATAATTCAAAACAGAGCCGATCAAGGAAGCGCTGGTGTTAGAGTCATGATAGATGTTAATCCTTTATTTGTGAGGTATCAATTTGGACAACTAGTTTATGTTAAAGTCACTGGTCTCTTTATTGGTTCAAGTAATGGTGTTATCACTCTAGGTAAGACTGAAGGATTAGAAAAAATCCCGAGCGCTCAAGAACAAGATTTTATTCTTAGATCTCCTCAAGTTGAAGAGATTGTGCCAACTGAAATTTCTTTAAGCAATATTGATGCTGCCCTAGAAAATGTATATGTAAGGATAAATAATGTTCAGTTTGGGGCAAATCTTGTATTAGGAAGTGATCCTATTAGCTTTGCTGGTGAACAACAAGATGAGTTCGATGGAGAGCGCATATTAGAAAGTTGTGATGATGGTGGAACAATCATCTTAAGCACAAGTACCTTTGCTGATTTTAAATCTTTACCATTACCAAATGGACAAGGAAGTTTGAATGGAATATTAACAAATGACTTCTTTGGTGAAGTATTTAATATTGTTATTAACTCTCCTGAAGATATAGATTTTGGTGGTATCGAAAATAGATGCGATCCAGGAGAATTCTTCTTCGATGCAAATATTGATTGTGATGACACACCAGTAATGGGAGGAAGCTCTGTCTTTTCAGAAAATTTTGAGGCCTATGATGATGCCGGTGAGCTAATTGCAGCTGGATGGACACTTATCAACATTGGTGGCGGAAGTTATACATGGGGTCTTGATGAATTTAGTAATAATAACTATGTCATAGGTAATGGATTTAATTCAGATGAAGATGATATCGACACCTGGTTAATCTCTCCTCCTATTGATTTTGATGGTACTAGTGAAGATGTTCTAAATTTTGAAGTACAAACCAACTTTGATGGTGGTGAAGTTATGTCTGTATATGTTTCTACCAACTTTGTAGACATTGAATCTGATTCAAATTGGTCACTTTTACAAGATGTGGTTATTCCATCTGGACCTAGTGGTGGTTTTGGAACATTTCAAGATGCAGGACCTGTAAATACAAGTTGTATTAATGGTTCGGCAGTAAGACTAGCATTTAGATATACGGGATCTGATTCAGGTATCACAACAAGGTACCACGTCGATAATATCGAAATCACAGGAAACTAA